The following proteins are co-located in the Microcystis wesenbergii NRERC-220 genome:
- a CDS encoding DUF3536 domain-containing protein has protein sequence MTYLVEHPSTTFYSYTDTGVDPLKTAHGVYITVHGHFYQPPRENPYLDRIERQPSAHPFHNWNERIHHECYRANAFARIYNDRGEVIKIVNNYEYLSFNIGATLMSWMQSHDPEVYQRILTADQKSCQRLNGHGNAIAQVYNHIILPLANKQDKYTQIRWGKADFKHRFGRDPEGMWLAETAIDLATVTALIDEGIKFTILAPSQALRCRPFPSDHDPHPQWHAVAGGQIDPTRPYRCYIPDGRYLDIFFYDGPISRDMGFNDVLASSDFLVGRLGQAIKGDHRPSQLISVATDGETFGHHKQGTEKCLSYAFTESFPKNGWTVTNFAHYLSICPPTWEVELKPVTAWSCVHGVNRWQDDCGCGGGGNYQQTWRKPLRESLNWLRDELIKVYEIQGREFFRDPWQTRDDYIAVILDRSPDAIKHFLAGHQSRQLSKSEKIDALRLLEMQRQALLMFTSCGWFFEEISRPEGTQILRYAGRALELAGEVAGIQLEMNFLSRLAFAPSNVKLYQDGADVYRQLVTSARVDLEQVAAHYAISSLFTDYPGHHRIYCYNTRQLDYQKQAIGSLTLAVGQVELTSEITQESEHFVFAVLHLGGWDFYCCIQPFNGRLIYTNLKEHLFESLQQASVSTMIVEMGRGLGENFFALPHLFADERHRIMQKVTAETKKRLDQLYTQVYRDNYGILAAFQRDELPVPQELQVAADIAISHRCLQVINALEKDFKHRQATENNLDQLLAIAKEANHLRCQLNIPEARQTLESLLWQSLWKLLHDGDPLTAEEDARLITRLSEVSQQLNLGLSLDRSQELYYYYFHDRLVPNCLRSNSIDVSCPWPMTQLKWLLLLGQVLKVDVSIWL, from the coding sequence ATGACTTATCTTGTTGAACATCCTTCTACAACCTTTTATTCCTATACCGATACGGGGGTCGATCCCCTGAAAACCGCTCACGGAGTTTATATCACGGTTCACGGACATTTTTACCAACCACCGCGAGAAAATCCCTATCTAGACAGAATTGAACGGCAACCGAGCGCCCATCCCTTCCATAATTGGAATGAACGCATCCATCACGAGTGTTATCGTGCCAATGCTTTTGCGCGCATTTACAATGACCGGGGGGAAGTGATCAAAATAGTTAATAACTACGAATATCTCAGCTTTAACATCGGGGCCACCCTAATGTCATGGATGCAATCCCATGATCCCGAAGTTTACCAACGCATCCTGACAGCGGATCAAAAAAGTTGTCAACGCTTAAACGGTCATGGTAACGCCATCGCCCAAGTCTATAATCATATCATTCTGCCCCTAGCCAACAAACAGGACAAATACACCCAAATTCGTTGGGGAAAAGCCGATTTTAAGCACCGTTTCGGTCGCGATCCCGAAGGAATGTGGTTAGCGGAAACAGCCATTGATTTAGCCACAGTGACAGCTTTAATCGATGAAGGGATTAAATTCACCATTTTAGCCCCTTCCCAGGCCCTGCGCTGTCGTCCTTTCCCTAGCGACCATGATCCCCATCCCCAATGGCACGCGGTGGCCGGAGGTCAAATCGATCCCACCCGTCCCTATCGCTGTTACATCCCCGATGGTCGTTATCTGGATATTTTCTTCTACGATGGTCCAATTTCTCGGGATATGGGCTTTAATGATGTCCTAGCCAGCAGTGATTTTCTCGTCGGTCGTCTGGGACAGGCAATTAAAGGGGATCATCGTCCTTCCCAGTTAATCAGCGTCGCTACCGATGGGGAAACCTTCGGCCACCACAAACAGGGGACAGAGAAGTGTCTTAGCTATGCTTTTACGGAATCTTTCCCTAAAAACGGCTGGACAGTCACCAATTTCGCCCATTATCTCAGTATTTGCCCCCCCACTTGGGAAGTGGAATTAAAACCCGTGACCGCATGGAGTTGTGTCCATGGCGTAAATCGTTGGCAGGATGACTGTGGTTGCGGGGGAGGGGGCAATTACCAGCAAACATGGCGTAAACCCCTGCGGGAGTCCCTAAATTGGCTCAGAGATGAGTTGATTAAGGTCTATGAGATTCAGGGACGGGAATTTTTCCGGGATCCTTGGCAGACAAGGGATGACTACATTGCAGTTATTTTAGATCGCTCCCCAGATGCGATCAAACATTTCCTCGCCGGGCATCAAAGTCGCCAACTGAGTAAAAGCGAGAAAATCGATGCTTTGCGTTTATTAGAAATGCAAAGACAGGCTTTATTGATGTTTACCAGTTGTGGCTGGTTTTTTGAGGAAATTTCTCGACCTGAAGGCACGCAAATTTTGAGATATGCTGGCCGGGCCCTGGAATTAGCTGGAGAAGTGGCTGGAATTCAATTAGAAATGAATTTTCTCAGTCGTCTAGCTTTCGCCCCCAGTAACGTTAAGTTATATCAAGATGGGGCCGATGTCTATCGACAATTGGTCACTTCTGCGCGGGTGGATTTGGAACAGGTGGCGGCCCATTACGCTATTAGTTCCCTATTTACCGATTATCCCGGTCATCATCGGATTTATTGTTACAATACCCGTCAATTAGATTATCAAAAACAAGCGATCGGGTCTTTAACTTTAGCAGTGGGACAGGTGGAATTAACCTCAGAAATTACCCAAGAAAGTGAACATTTTGTCTTTGCTGTTCTACATTTAGGAGGTTGGGATTTTTACTGCTGCATTCAACCTTTTAACGGTCGGTTAATCTATACCAATCTTAAGGAGCATCTCTTTGAATCTTTACAACAGGCCAGTGTCTCGACCATGATCGTAGAAATGGGGCGCGGATTGGGAGAAAACTTTTTTGCTTTACCCCATCTTTTTGCCGATGAAAGACACCGGATCATGCAGAAGGTGACAGCCGAAACTAAAAAACGTCTCGATCAATTATACACCCAAGTTTATCGGGATAATTACGGCATTTTAGCGGCTTTCCAACGGGATGAGCTGCCCGTACCTCAAGAGTTACAGGTAGCGGCCGATATTGCCATTTCTCACCGTTGTTTACAGGTGATTAATGCCCTCGAAAAAGATTTTAAGCATCGGCAAGCGACGGAAAATAATCTCGATCAATTATTGGCTATTGCTAAGGAAGCCAATCATTTACGCTGTCAATTAAATATTCCCGAAGCGCGTCAAACCTTAGAAAGTCTGCTCTGGCAATCTCTTTGGAAATTATTACACGATGGTGATCCTTTAACGGCGGAGGAGGATGCCCGCTTAATCACCCGTTTAAGTGAAGTTAGCCAACAATTAAACCTAGGATTATCCCTCGATCGCTCTCAGGAATTATACTATTATTACTTCCATGATCGTCTAGTTCCTAATTGTTTGCGGTCTAATTCAATAGATGTTTCCTGTCCCTGGCCGATGACTCAATTAAAATGGTTATTACTATTAGGACAGGTGTTAAAAGTTGATGTGAGTATTTGGCTGTAA
- a CDS encoding EcoRI family type II restriction endonuclease: protein MFDIMLEISKTSLQVLGSEIFN from the coding sequence ATGTTTGATATTATGCTTGAAATTTCTAAAACCTCTCTTCAAGTATTAGGCAGTGAAATATTTAATTAG
- a CDS encoding Txe/YoeB family addiction module toxin, with translation MKNIVFDPKAFTQFNEWAIEDKKLYKKIVDLIDDILRHPFSGIGKPEPLKHQLKGYWSRRINDEHRLVYKITETEIIIISCKFHYD, from the coding sequence GTGAAAAATATAGTATTTGATCCGAAAGCTTTTACACAATTCAATGAATGGGCGATAGAAGACAAAAAACTCTATAAAAAAATCGTTGATTTAATTGACGACATATTGCGCCATCCCTTCTCTGGAATCGGTAAACCCGAACCCTTAAAACATCAACTCAAGGGTTATTGGTCAAGACGCATTAATGATGAACATCGCTTAGTTTATAAAATTACAGAAACAGAAATTATTATTATCAGTTGTAAATTTCATTATGACTAG
- a CDS encoding adenine-specific methyltransferase EcoRI family protein, protein MVRNATNKLLQNAKKLKSDEFYTQLSDIESELQHYKSHFENKVVYCNCDDPRISNFFKYFAANFTKLGLKKIITSCYREQGRDLFNTEEDEKGFFFEYTGTEREKNKPISTDIVYFNGDGDFRSPESIELLKKSDIVVTNPPFSLFREYVAQLVKYDKKFLIIGNINAITYQEIFKLIKENKAWLGINLGRGISGFIVPEHYQLYGTEARIDNSGNRIVSPNNCLWLTNLDTSKRYEDIALTKRYFGNEAEYPKYDNYDGINVNKTQDIPLDFKGVMGVPITFLHKFNPDQFEIIKFRKGNDDKDLSVNGKCPYFRILIKNKRIQTEYIDLTDKEKQCITQS, encoded by the coding sequence ATGGTAAGAAATGCAACAAATAAATTATTGCAAAATGCTAAAAAATTAAAAAGTGACGAGTTTTATACACAACTTTCAGATATAGAAAGTGAGTTGCAACATTATAAAAGTCATTTTGAAAATAAAGTAGTTTATTGCAATTGCGATGACCCCAGAATTAGTAACTTTTTTAAGTATTTTGCTGCAAACTTCACAAAGTTAGGTCTAAAAAAAATAATAACATCTTGTTATCGAGAACAAGGGAGAGATTTATTTAATACAGAAGAAGATGAAAAGGGTTTTTTCTTTGAATATACAGGTACAGAGAGAGAAAAAAATAAACCTATTTCCACTGACATTGTTTACTTTAATGGGGATGGGGATTTTCGTAGTCCTGAAAGTATTGAACTATTAAAAAAGTCCGATATTGTTGTTACTAATCCCCCATTTTCATTATTCAGAGAATATGTAGCTCAATTAGTTAAATATGACAAAAAGTTTTTGATAATTGGCAATATTAATGCAATAACCTATCAAGAAATTTTCAAACTAATTAAAGAAAACAAAGCTTGGTTAGGAATAAATCTTGGTAGAGGTATTTCTGGCTTTATTGTTCCCGAACACTATCAACTTTATGGAACAGAGGCTCGTATTGACAATTCTGGAAATAGAATAGTTTCTCCAAATAATTGTTTATGGTTAACCAACTTAGACACATCAAAGCGGTACGAAGATATAGCTCTCACAAAAAGATATTTTGGCAATGAAGCTGAATATCCAAAATATGACAATTATGATGGAATTAATGTCAATAAAACCCAAGACATTCCCTTAGACTTCAAGGGGGTTATGGGTGTACCAATAACATTTTTACATAAATTCAATCCCGACCAATTTGAAATAATTAAATTCAGGAAAGGGAATGATGATAAAGATTTATCAGTAAATGGGAAATGTCCTTATTTTAGAATACTAATCAAGAATAAACGAATACAAACTGAATATATTGATTTAACTGACAAAGAAAAACAATGTATAACTCAGTCCTAG
- a CDS encoding M16 family metallopeptidase, translating to MIKSIAQCQTSSFPAQVWQLDHGLTVIHQYLPVTPVVVVDVWVKAGAIAEPDPWLGMAHFLEHMIFKGTKKLPPGLFDYLIENCGGMTNAATSHDYAHFYLTTSVDQIEHTLPHLAEILLHAEIDDEEFYREKDVVLEELRACYDDPDWIAYQTLCGSIYQNHPYGRSILGDQPCLEQLTPNQMRCFHRTYYQPENMCVAIIGGIEPQPALEIIRQSFREFPVPSESPPHLVAAEPPLIEIRRSQVYLPHLEHSRLLMGWIGPGCDRLEDAFGLDLLSVILAGGRCSRLVRQLREEAQIVLDINSNFSLQRDSSLFTIGAWLSSSQIGAIEAIICEHLQSLHDHPVTPAELHRTQQLLANDYIFSTETPGQLAGLYGYYQTLRAADLATIYPQVIQSLQPSDLQRLARQYLSPERYAITVMQPCE from the coding sequence TTGATCAAGTCGATAGCACAGTGTCAAACGAGTTCTTTTCCCGCTCAGGTATGGCAATTAGATCACGGCTTAACCGTAATTCATCAGTACTTACCCGTGACTCCTGTGGTGGTGGTGGATGTGTGGGTGAAAGCAGGTGCGATCGCTGAACCCGACCCATGGTTAGGTATGGCCCATTTTCTCGAACACATGATCTTTAAGGGGACGAAAAAACTTCCCCCCGGACTCTTCGACTATTTAATCGAAAATTGTGGCGGAATGACCAACGCTGCCACCAGTCACGATTATGCACACTTCTATCTCACCACCAGTGTTGACCAAATTGAACATACCTTACCCCATCTGGCCGAAATTCTCCTCCATGCTGAGATTGACGATGAGGAATTCTATCGGGAAAAAGATGTAGTTTTAGAAGAATTACGGGCCTGTTATGATGATCCCGATTGGATTGCCTACCAAACCCTCTGCGGAAGTATCTATCAAAACCATCCCTACGGACGCTCTATTCTAGGGGATCAACCCTGTTTAGAGCAATTAACCCCCAATCAAATGCGCTGTTTCCATCGCACCTATTATCAACCGGAAAATATGTGTGTGGCGATTATCGGGGGAATTGAACCCCAACCAGCTTTAGAAATTATCCGGCAATCTTTTCGGGAATTTCCCGTCCCCTCGGAATCCCCCCCCCATCTAGTGGCTGCCGAACCCCCCCTGATCGAAATTCGTCGTTCCCAAGTATATTTACCCCACCTAGAACATTCTCGTCTCTTGATGGGATGGATTGGCCCGGGATGCGATCGCCTAGAAGATGCCTTTGGATTAGACTTGCTTTCGGTAATTCTTGCTGGGGGACGCTGTTCGCGGTTAGTGCGACAGCTGCGGGAAGAAGCGCAAATCGTCCTCGATATTAACAGTAATTTTTCCCTGCAACGAGATTCCAGTCTCTTTACCATCGGCGCTTGGCTATCTAGCTCACAAATCGGGGCAATTGAAGCTATTATCTGTGAACATCTTCAATCTCTGCACGATCATCCCGTCACCCCCGCAGAATTACACCGCACTCAACAGTTATTAGCTAACGATTATATTTTCTCCACAGAAACCCCGGGCCAATTAGCCGGACTCTATGGATATTATCAAACCCTGAGAGCTGCCGACCTAGCAACGATCTATCCCCAAGTTATCCAAAGTTTGCAACCGTCAGATCTACAGCGTCTGGCTCGTCAGTATCTCTCCCCGGAGCGATATGCTATTACAGTAATGCAACCCTGTGAATAA
- a CDS encoding CAP domain-containing protein, with translation MKSSFKKGYQLGILMIVSTSLMACSALNYSSFTELVPSLSPSPSPSPLDAATLLILENKIYQQVNRYRQSRNLSPLLLNRTISQQARLHSQRMAAGLVPFSHQDFDKRAQTIGVSVPYQAVGENLAVNQGYDDPVMIAVDGWIKSQGHRENMEGDFDSTGIGVATDNQGKLYFTQIFLKRQSAPVSTNTLSYDTIGNQSFLITLEENTNYQVNRYRISQNLPPLRLDARISHEARLFSQKMTNKQAPFSHDGFEGRMKAVQRMIPLEKMGENLAFMKGYTDPVSVAVKGWINSPGHQKNMVGDYNLTGIGIAQNNAGEYYFTQLFVKKR, from the coding sequence ATGAAAAGTTCTTTTAAGAAGGGTTATCAGTTAGGAATTTTGATGATTGTATCGACAAGTTTAATGGCCTGTAGTGCCTTAAACTATAGCTCTTTTACGGAACTTGTACCATCTTTATCTCCCTCTCCTTCTCCCTCTCCTTTGGATGCGGCAACTTTACTTATTTTAGAGAATAAAATCTATCAACAGGTCAATCGCTATCGTCAATCTCGCAATTTATCTCCCCTACTGTTAAATCGGACAATTTCGCAACAAGCAAGATTACATAGCCAACGCATGGCCGCGGGTTTAGTTCCTTTTAGTCATCAAGATTTTGACAAAAGAGCGCAAACTATTGGCGTTTCAGTTCCCTATCAAGCAGTAGGGGAAAATCTGGCAGTTAATCAAGGTTATGATGACCCGGTAATGATTGCTGTGGATGGTTGGATTAAAAGTCAAGGTCATCGGGAAAATATGGAGGGAGATTTTGATAGTACCGGGATTGGAGTAGCGACGGATAATCAAGGAAAATTGTACTTTACTCAAATATTTCTCAAACGTCAATCCGCTCCCGTTTCTACTAATACCCTTAGCTACGATACTATCGGGAATCAATCTTTTTTAATTACCCTTGAAGAAAACACTAATTATCAAGTTAATCGCTACCGAATTTCTCAAAATTTACCGCCCCTACGTCTCGATGCTCGCATTAGTCATGAAGCTCGCTTATTTAGCCAAAAAATGACCAATAAACAGGCTCCTTTTAGTCATGATGGTTTTGAGGGAAGAATGAAGGCAGTACAAAGAATGATTCCTTTAGAAAAAATGGGCGAAAATTTGGCTTTTATGAAGGGATATACCGACCCCGTTAGTGTTGCCGTCAAGGGTTGGATTAATAGCCCCGGCCATCAAAAAAATATGGTTGGTGATTATAATCTCACTGGTATCGGTATCGCTCAAAATAATGCTGGTGAATATTATTTTACACAACTTTTTGTTAAAAAGCGTTGA
- a CDS encoding pantothenate kinase: MTEQDTDWIGLMIGNSRLHWGYFRGQTLLACLDTPHLTEPLSNEFLQQIFPKLLTNKCNCELIVASVVPSQRELWANYGNLRIITLKDIPLLDLYATFGIDRALAVLGAGKKYGFPCLVIDAGTALTFTGVDGDKKLVGGAILPGLKVQLASLRERTAALPEVSLPERLPQMWAKETAEGIKSGIIYTILAGIEKFSQEWLNLYPESGIILTGGDGDLIRDYWQENAIKSPLVDKTIIFEGIAAVKGISSCLIDKGEHI, encoded by the coding sequence ATGACTGAGCAAGATACTGACTGGATAGGGTTGATGATCGGCAATTCTCGGCTACATTGGGGGTATTTTCGCGGTCAAACCCTGTTAGCTTGTCTCGATACTCCCCACCTGACCGAACCCCTAAGTAATGAATTTTTGCAACAAATTTTCCCTAAACTCTTGACAAATAAATGCAACTGTGAATTAATTGTCGCCTCTGTGGTTCCTAGCCAAAGAGAATTATGGGCAAATTATGGCAATTTACGGATAATTACTTTAAAAGATATTCCTTTATTGGATTTATATGCAACATTCGGCATCGATCGAGCTTTAGCTGTCTTAGGTGCGGGAAAAAAATACGGATTTCCCTGTTTAGTCATCGATGCGGGAACAGCCTTAACTTTTACGGGAGTGGATGGGGATAAAAAGCTAGTGGGGGGGGCAATTTTACCCGGGTTAAAGGTGCAATTAGCCAGTTTAAGGGAACGGACGGCAGCCTTACCAGAGGTGTCCTTACCGGAAAGATTACCGCAGATGTGGGCAAAAGAAACAGCAGAAGGTATAAAAAGTGGGATAATTTATACAATTTTGGCGGGAATAGAAAAATTCAGTCAGGAATGGTTAAATTTATATCCAGAGAGCGGGATAATTTTAACAGGGGGAGATGGGGACTTAATTAGGGATTACTGGCAAGAAAACGCCATTAAATCACCCCTAGTGGATAAGACGATAATTTTTGAGGGAATTGCCGCAGTTAAGGGAATCTCCTCCTGTTTAATTGACAAAGGCGAACATATCTAG
- a CDS encoding M16 family metallopeptidase, whose translation MSASPIHRLTLENGITLLVVENTAVELVAGRIFLKNAGTRWEKTEKAGLFRLLAVLLTKGTEKLSSLEIADRIESTGAGLSADTGTDYFVVSLKTVTKDFLDILRLAAEIIRFPSFPPPEIELEKNLTRQSIRSQLEQPFNVAFNQLRAAMYPDHPYGMSLLGTESTVSQLQRDDLLAYHSRFFRPDNLVISLSGRITLEQAVKAVTEIFGSWSIPDLPLSSLPPAAFDFQPTCLTTVQASQQAIVMLGYPGSSVQEDDYAVLKLLSTYLGNGLSSRLFVELREKRGLAYDVSAFYPTRLDSSQFVIYMGTAPQNTAIAVSGLRQEAERLYQVTLSEEELQSAKNKLLGQYALGKQTNAEIAQLYGWYESLGLGIEFDRTFLDSINQITAEQARSVASKYFQNPYISLVGPENAIAEIL comes from the coding sequence ATGTCCGCTTCCCCCATTCACCGCTTAACCTTAGAAAATGGCATCACCCTTTTAGTGGTGGAAAATACGGCCGTGGAGTTGGTTGCAGGGAGGATTTTCCTCAAAAATGCGGGTACTCGTTGGGAAAAAACCGAAAAAGCGGGTTTATTTCGTCTTTTAGCCGTGCTGCTCACCAAAGGTACAGAAAAGTTATCTTCCCTAGAAATTGCCGATCGCATTGAGTCCACGGGGGCCGGTTTAAGCGCCGACACGGGGACTGATTATTTTGTGGTTAGTTTAAAGACCGTTACCAAGGATTTTTTAGATATACTGCGTCTAGCGGCGGAAATTATTCGTTTTCCCAGTTTTCCACCCCCAGAAATCGAATTAGAGAAAAATCTCACCCGTCAAAGCATTCGCTCTCAATTGGAACAGCCTTTTAATGTGGCTTTTAATCAATTACGCGCCGCTATGTACCCGGATCATCCCTATGGTATGTCTTTATTGGGTACGGAGTCAACGGTTTCGCAATTGCAACGGGATGATCTGCTGGCCTATCATAGTCGCTTTTTCCGTCCCGATAACCTAGTGATTAGTCTTTCTGGCCGTATTACCCTAGAGCAAGCAGTAAAAGCAGTGACGGAAATTTTTGGCAGTTGGTCAATTCCCGATCTTCCTTTATCTAGTTTACCCCCCGCCGCTTTTGATTTTCAGCCCACCTGTTTAACTACCGTCCAAGCTAGTCAACAGGCGATCGTTATGTTAGGATATCCTGGCTCTTCTGTGCAAGAGGATGATTATGCGGTTTTAAAATTATTGAGTACCTATCTGGGGAATGGGTTATCTAGTCGTTTATTCGTGGAATTGCGAGAAAAACGGGGATTAGCCTACGATGTTTCCGCTTTTTATCCCACCCGTCTCGATTCTTCCCAATTTGTCATTTATATGGGAACTGCACCCCAAAACACAGCGATCGCAGTGTCGGGATTGCGTCAGGAAGCAGAAAGGTTATATCAAGTAACTTTGAGTGAGGAGGAGTTACAGTCAGCTAAAAATAAGTTATTGGGTCAATATGCTCTCGGTAAACAAACTAACGCCGAAATCGCTCAATTATACGGTTGGTATGAAAGCTTAGGTTTGGGGATTGAATTCGATCGCACTTTCCTGGATTCTATTAATCAGATTACTGCCGAACAAGCGCGATCGGTAGCCAGTAAATATTTTCAAAATCCTTACATTTCTCTAGTCGGTCCAGAAAATGCGATCGCTGAAATTCTCTAG
- the trpB gene encoding tryptophan synthase subunit beta translates to MTITPIYTASASTVTQYPDAFGRFGRYGGKYVPETLMPALSELETAYNQYKDDPDFQEELNQLLKDYVGRPSPLYFAERLTAHYAKADGTGAQIYLKREDLNHTGAHKINNALGQVLLAKRMGKKRIIAETGAGQHGVATATVCARFGLECVIYMGIHDMERQELNVFRMRLLGATVQPVAAGTGTLKDATSEAIRDWVTNVETTHYILGSVAGPHPYPMMVRDFHAVIGQETRQQSLEKWGGSPDILLACVGGGSNAMGLFHEFVKEAAVRLIGVEAAGESIASGKHAATLTQGQPGVLHGAMSYLLQDSEGQVIEAHSISAGLDYPGVGPEHSFLKDSGRAEYYSVTDKEALEAFQRVSRLEGIIPALETAHALAYLETLCPQVTGSPRIVINFSGRGDKDVQSVAKYLSMNG, encoded by the coding sequence ATGACTATCACGCCGATTTATACCGCCTCAGCCAGCACAGTAACCCAGTATCCCGATGCTTTTGGGCGTTTTGGACGCTACGGGGGCAAATACGTCCCGGAAACCCTGATGCCAGCCTTAAGTGAACTAGAAACGGCCTATAATCAGTATAAGGACGACCCCGATTTTCAAGAAGAATTAAATCAACTGCTCAAGGATTACGTCGGTAGACCCAGTCCCTTATATTTTGCCGAACGTCTCACCGCCCATTATGCCAAAGCTGACGGCACTGGGGCGCAAATTTACCTAAAACGGGAAGATTTAAACCATACTGGGGCCCACAAGATTAATAACGCCCTCGGTCAGGTTTTATTAGCCAAACGCATGGGTAAAAAGCGAATTATCGCCGAAACCGGGGCAGGACAGCACGGCGTGGCCACCGCTACGGTTTGCGCTCGTTTTGGTCTAGAATGCGTGATTTATATGGGAATTCACGACATGGAACGCCAAGAACTCAATGTTTTCCGCATGAGACTGCTTGGGGCGACGGTGCAACCCGTGGCCGCCGGGACGGGAACCCTGAAAGATGCCACCTCGGAAGCGATTCGCGACTGGGTAACTAATGTCGAAACCACTCACTACATCCTTGGTTCTGTGGCCGGTCCCCATCCCTATCCGATGATGGTGCGCGATTTTCACGCGGTTATCGGTCAAGAAACCCGTCAGCAAAGTCTGGAAAAATGGGGCGGTTCACCGGATATTCTCCTCGCTTGTGTGGGGGGTGGTTCTAATGCTATGGGTTTATTTCATGAGTTTGTTAAAGAAGCTGCCGTGCGTTTAATTGGTGTTGAGGCTGCCGGAGAAAGTATCGCCTCCGGAAAACACGCCGCCACCCTTACCCAAGGTCAACCGGGGGTTCTACATGGCGCAATGAGTTATTTATTACAAGATAGCGAAGGTCAAGTTATCGAGGCCCACTCCATTAGTGCCGGTTTAGATTATCCCGGAGTCGGGCCAGAACATAGCTTTTTAAAAGATAGTGGTCGCGCCGAATATTACAGCGTCACCGACAAGGAAGCATTAGAAGCTTTTCAAAGAGTTTCCCGTTTAGAAGGGATTATTCCGGCCCTAGAAACTGCCCACGCTTTAGCTTATTTAGAAACTCTTTGCCCGCAAGTAACCGGTAGTCCTCGCATTGTTATTAATTTCTCCGGACGGGGTGATAAAGATGTGCAATCGGTGGCTAAATATTTATCGATGAATGGTTAA